In one window of Bacillota bacterium DNA:
- a CDS encoding PQQ-dependent sugar dehydrogenase has product MKNISICLLLILSIFLFTTSCTETDSQLPEVSPEEVADNDEAVDFDNSQVEEPEFTFPEPSAVENNYHLEEAFPGLFFTRPLDLQNAGDGSGRLFVVEQAGMIYVVEGPAYSEKEVFLDIRDLVDDSGNEMGLLGLAFHPQYIENGYFYINYTDRSGTVIARFNASGNIAEPASRKTIMSFSQPYRNHNGGQLSFGPDGYLYISTGDGGSGGDPQGHGQNLQTIHGNILRIDVNSERSEDNYTIPPDNPFTNSDEGALEEIYAYGLRNPWRFSFDPMTGNLWAADVGQNRVEEINIIDEDLKIYLTAFDGKVYRLKKN; this is encoded by the coding sequence ATGAAAAACATCTCTATTTGCCTGTTACTGATATTATCAATATTTCTTTTCACAACATCGTGTACTGAAACAGACAGTCAACTTCCCGAAGTTTCCCCGGAAGAAGTTGCGGATAATGATGAAGCAGTAGACTTTGACAACAGCCAGGTAGAAGAACCGGAATTTACATTCCCCGAACCGAGTGCAGTAGAAAACAACTATCATTTAGAAGAGGCTTTCCCTGGTCTATTTTTTACACGACCGCTGGATCTACAGAATGCAGGTGATGGAAGCGGTCGCTTATTCGTGGTAGAACAGGCAGGGATGATCTATGTTGTTGAAGGCCCGGCTTACTCCGAAAAAGAGGTTTTTCTGGATATCCGTGACCTGGTTGATGACAGTGGCAATGAAATGGGTCTTCTTGGTCTTGCTTTTCACCCCCAATATATAGAAAATGGTTATTTTTATATAAACTATACCGACAGATCAGGTACGGTAATAGCCAGATTTAATGCTTCCGGTAATATCGCAGAACCAGCCAGTAGAAAAACTATTATGAGTTTCAGCCAACCATACCGAAACCACAACGGAGGTCAGTTATCCTTCGGCCCGGATGGTTATCTCTATATTTCTACCGGTGATGGAGGAAGTGGGGGAGATCCCCAGGGACATGGCCAAAACCTTCAGACCATTCATGGCAATATCCTGCGGATTGATGTTAACAGTGAAAGATCTGAAGATAATTATACAATACCTCCCGACAATCCTTTTACAAACAGTGATGAGGGTGCCCTCGAAGAAATATACGCTTACGGATTGCGTAATCCATGGCGCTTCAGCTTTGATCCGATGACCGGGAATCTCTGGGCAGCAGATGTTGGCCAGAATAGAGTTGAAGAGATAAACATAATTGATGAAGACCTAAAGATCTATTTGACAGCATTTGACGGAAAAGTTTACAGGCTAAAAAAGAATTAG
- a CDS encoding SUMF1/EgtB/PvdO family nonheme iron enzyme — protein MDYRQQRTFILKTIVLITILLFKIALIGCSSDKHVAPDMILVKAGSFKMGDEIGDLWDGTKPVHAVTFTYDYWVGKYPVTFNEYDDFCRSTERNPAYDHGWGREDRPVIHVNWWDAVAYCNWLSEQEKLKPAYSQDGELLDVNGEVTTDITKVEGYRLLTDAEWEYAASGGHEALPTPPRFLYAGSDDIDEVAWYFNNSGDEWKYTGSSLQVDYSRHGATLYEGKSTQPVGQKMPNELGIYDMSGNVWEWCHDYYDLYPDQEVVNPVGALTGHVRVMRGGSWIFGANDCRVACRFYRSPHDKIYRLGFRVARTDIN, from the coding sequence ATGGATTACCGGCAGCAGCGCACTTTTATTTTAAAAACGATTGTTCTGATCACCATTCTTCTGTTTAAAATTGCCTTGATCGGCTGCAGCAGCGATAAACATGTCGCCCCTGATATGATTCTGGTCAAAGCCGGCAGCTTTAAGATGGGTGACGAGATCGGGGATCTCTGGGATGGCACGAAACCGGTGCATGCTGTTACTTTTACTTATGATTATTGGGTTGGCAAATATCCTGTAACATTTAATGAATATGATGATTTTTGCCGGTCAACAGAAAGAAACCCTGCCTATGATCACGGTTGGGGTCGGGAGGATCGGCCGGTAATCCATGTCAACTGGTGGGATGCAGTGGCCTACTGCAACTGGTTAAGTGAACAGGAAAAGTTAAAACCAGCCTACAGTCAAGATGGTGAATTACTTGATGTAAATGGTGAAGTGACGACTGACATAACTAAAGTGGAAGGTTATCGTTTGCTTACTGATGCAGAGTGGGAGTATGCAGCTTCGGGTGGTCACGAAGCCCTGCCCACACCACCAAGATTCCTCTACGCCGGAAGCGATGATATAGATGAGGTTGCATGGTATTTCAATAATTCGGGAGATGAATGGAAATATACCGGGTCTTCACTGCAAGTTGATTATTCCAGGCATGGTGCCACTTTATATGAAGGAAAGTCAACCCAGCCGGTAGGGCAGAAAATGCCAAACGAACTCGGGATTTACGACATGAGTGGAAACGTTTGGGAATGGTGCCATGATTACTACGATCTGTATCCGGATCAAGAAGTAGTCAATCCCGTTGGTGCGTTAACCGGCCATGTCCGGGTTATGCGCGGGGGTAGCTGGATTTTTGGGGCAAATGATTGCCGTGTAGCCTGCCGGTTTTATCGCTCTCCTCATGATAAGATATATCGCCTCGGTTTTCGCGTGGCGAGGACAGATATTAACTGA
- a CDS encoding YtxH domain-containing protein: protein MSIKGYFENLRYEREKQQRKESAIKILSGLAIGALIGGVVGVLYAPKAGKETRHEIAEKVKETAAATREKVKETVKEVKEKVDDLKDKRVAVVDKTTDSKNAVKESGEVLTAAKRDGKNKI, encoded by the coding sequence ATGTCAATCAAGGGTTATTTTGAAAATCTTAGATATGAACGGGAAAAACAACAAAGAAAAGAAAGCGCAATTAAGATTCTGTCCGGGTTGGCAATTGGAGCTCTGATCGGCGGAGTTGTAGGTGTCCTCTATGCACCAAAGGCCGGCAAAGAGACAAGGCATGAAATTGCCGAAAAGGTCAAAGAAACTGCCGCTGCCACCAGGGAGAAAGTAAAAGAGACAGTTAAGGAAGTAAAAGAAAAAGTAGATGACCTGAAAGACAAAAGGGTAGCCGTTGTTGATAAAACAACCGATTCCAAAAACGCAGTTAAGGAATCGGGAGAAGTATTAACAGCTGCCAAGAGAGATGGCAAGAATAAGATTTAA
- a CDS encoding polysaccharide deacetylase family protein produces MPEYTSSRVEYQPINERPAIKLPGEARMVIWPVVNVEVWDFNAPLPRTLLPYPQGIPVVPDVANYSWFEYGLRVGIWRIKDVLDELGIRATASINGVLCETHPKMVGKFVESKWELLGHNYLQQVMSKEPDERKSIRMTRELLEKASNKPMRGWMGPGLSETEYTLDILAEEGIEYVADWVNDDLPYKLNTKSGRLYALPYTLELNDIVLHLIQQRPSHELFERARDQFDTLYAESIVLPKIMCISVHPYVSGVAHRIKYFRQVFEYAKQHQGVIFMTGEEILDWYLQVSGE; encoded by the coding sequence TTGCCTGAGTATACCAGCAGCAGAGTTGAATATCAACCGATAAATGAAAGACCTGCGATCAAACTGCCCGGAGAGGCGCGAATGGTAATCTGGCCTGTAGTAAACGTGGAAGTATGGGATTTTAACGCCCCTCTTCCCCGGACTTTACTACCTTACCCCCAGGGTATTCCGGTCGTCCCAGATGTGGCTAACTACAGCTGGTTTGAATACGGGTTGCGTGTAGGGATTTGGCGTATCAAAGATGTTCTTGACGAACTTGGAATTCGCGCAACGGCAAGCATTAACGGTGTACTTTGTGAAACCCACCCTAAAATGGTTGGAAAGTTTGTGGAGAGTAAATGGGAACTGTTGGGGCACAACTATCTTCAGCAGGTTATGAGCAAGGAACCAGATGAAAGAAAGTCAATCAGGATGACCCGTGAACTGCTTGAAAAAGCATCCAATAAACCGATGCGGGGGTGGATGGGCCCGGGTCTTTCCGAGACTGAATATACCCTGGATATCCTGGCTGAGGAAGGTATTGAATATGTTGCGGACTGGGTGAATGATGATCTACCCTATAAATTAAATACTAAATCTGGAAGGTTATATGCTCTTCCTTATACTCTTGAACTGAATGACATAGTGCTGCATTTAATCCAACAGCGGCCATCACATGAACTTTTTGAAAGAGCCCGTGATCAATTTGATACTCTATACGCTGAAAGTATTGTTCTGCCAAAAATAATGTGCATTTCTGTTCATCCTTATGTATCGGGTGTTGCTCACCGTATCAAGTATTTCAGACAGGTCTTTGAATATGCGAAGCAGCACCAGGGAGTTATCTTTATGACCGGAGAGGAAATACTGGACTGGTATCTCCAGGTCAGTGGGGAATAG
- a CDS encoding class I SAM-dependent methyltransferase yields the protein MAKSNSTFLFNLIAPAYGLFYNIQKKRYSEVLKGVEKDLDIASFRTIIDIGCGTGALCSVLYEMGLTVTGIDPAKKMLDIAMAKPENININFIQADVLETLPVEDKSFDIAVASYVAHGLKSEERRKMYAEMSRVAEHWVVIYDYNDKRSLPVTVIEWLEGGDYFHFIKHAEPEMRDCVTEMKNCFSEVKVIHVDKRASWYICKPLS from the coding sequence TTGGCTAAAAGCAATAGTACTTTCTTATTTAATTTGATAGCACCCGCCTATGGATTATTTTATAATATACAGAAAAAGCGATATTCCGAGGTTCTGAAGGGGGTAGAGAAAGATCTGGATATAGCATCCTTCAGAACAATTATTGACATTGGCTGTGGAACAGGTGCGTTATGTTCAGTCCTGTATGAAATGGGTTTGACTGTGACCGGAATTGATCCGGCAAAGAAAATGCTCGATATAGCCATGGCTAAACCGGAAAATATCAACATTAATTTTATTCAGGCCGACGTTTTGGAAACATTGCCTGTAGAGGATAAAAGTTTTGATATTGCTGTTGCTTCTTATGTGGCCCATGGATTGAAGTCTGAGGAACGAAGAAAGATGTATGCTGAAATGAGTCGCGTCGCCGAACACTGGGTTGTAATATATGACTATAACGATAAAAGATCTTTGCCAGTAACAGTCATTGAATGGCTGGAAGGCGGCGATTACTTCCATTTTATTAAGCATGCTGAACCAGAGATGCGAGATTGTGTTACAGAGATGAAGAACTGTTTTTCCGAGGTAAAAGTAATCCATGTAGATAAAAGAGCTTCCTGGTACATTTGCAAACCTTTAAGTTGA
- a CDS encoding histidine phosphatase family protein: MDTGIVLIRHGETVWNKEEIFRGRSDVPLNDHGLLQAAATAEMLIDLEFSAIYSSPLSRAMQTAEAICNSRDIKPQPREALTDMSFGPWEGKPYRELAKLYPEEIRKWRETPHQHDIPGIEPMKEVLERAFPEFERLAESNQGKIIGIVSHRVIIKLIILHVMNAGPESFWKIKMDPCSVHMIEYKRGQGFIIVRMNESCHLQHPASSFMHPDF, encoded by the coding sequence ATGGATACAGGAATTGTTCTAATCAGGCATGGCGAGACCGTTTGGAATAAGGAAGAAATATTCAGGGGACGAAGTGATGTTCCCTTAAATGATCATGGTTTGCTTCAGGCCGCGGCCACAGCAGAAATGTTAATCGATTTGGAGTTTAGTGCGATTTACAGTTCACCGCTTTCCCGGGCGATGCAGACTGCAGAGGCAATCTGTAACAGCAGAGATATAAAACCACAGCCCCGGGAGGCACTTACCGATATGAGCTTCGGACCCTGGGAAGGTAAGCCATACAGGGAACTTGCCAAACTTTATCCGGAAGAAATACGAAAATGGCGGGAAACACCACATCAGCACGATATTCCGGGGATAGAGCCCATGAAAGAAGTGCTGGAAAGGGCATTCCCTGAATTTGAGAGATTGGCTGAATCTAATCAGGGTAAGATTATCGGTATTGTTAGTCACCGGGTTATAATTAAACTTATTATCCTGCATGTCATGAATGCGGGTCCTGAGTCTTTTTGGAAGATCAAGATGGATCCCTGTTCGGTTCATATGATTGAATATAAACGAGGGCAGGGTTTTATAATTGTCAGGATGAATGAGTCGTGCCACTTGCAGCATCCTGCTTCGTCATTTATGCATCCAGATTTTTAA
- a CDS encoding PBP1A family penicillin-binding protein — protein sequence MVEKKAFQVPIDVKSDQINRKKIPRRKKHRVIMIIILIFFLSFLITGGAAATVVVSYINEAPYIDHSLLETPETSYLYDINGEEITRLHGDQNRITVKLEEVPEHVLQAFIAIEDERFYQHFGFDIIGSIRAAYINLKAGSIVQGASTISQQLAQNAFLTTETSYKRKIQEIWLAIQLEKVYSKEEIMELYINRIYFGNTAYGIEAAAQTYFGKSVMELNIAESAMLAGAVRSPNYYNPIDNKAAAEERMRSVLVNMVRLGFISESLYGRIIEQGLNYTESDSANYPYPYFVDYVVHNELIKILTTIPSIGTREEAYKTIYNGGLHVYTTLDPLIQSHVENVLEQTVLYPTTIYVDIAKAREAISKLLPDEELSSSQLEELINEENGIPQPQSAVVVADPGTGQIKALGGGREYSKGTNEVLRFISLRQPGSAIKPIITYSPAFEEGILAGASSTLDDSPYIGPRGDWFPENFDYQFRGMIPVRKALIYSYNLPAVRAFEALGTRTGAAYAEKMGISTITPEEIDNLSLTLGGFHIGVSTVAMAQAYGVLANQGLKVDLHTVEKIIDRQGNIIYEFKPEPEKILSPQTAFLINDILQEFVTDYLGRELRIDRQIAAKTGTTNDWRDVYLVAYTPNLVTSFWMGYDEPRIGRIEQGWRYSTRFLREVFLEVFKTLEIKEFEQPDGIVKMSVCNKSGLKPNSDCNAAGTIIRDYFIANLAPTATCNMHENGYYNRPPYITTDQRWSGKGGPGRGPKDAIEMLSEEDAMANTGFFVQQTTGLAQVPDVRGENLQIAETQINRANLRVGNIEKQYSTEVSANRVIRQSPKPGTIVNRDSKVHLIVSKGPQ from the coding sequence TTGGTTGAAAAGAAAGCTTTCCAGGTACCTATTGATGTAAAGAGTGATCAAATAAATAGAAAAAAAATCCCACGCAGGAAAAAACACCGTGTGATAATGATAATTATTCTGATCTTTTTCCTATCATTTTTGATCACCGGTGGCGCTGCTGCAACAGTGGTAGTCAGCTATATTAATGAGGCTCCGTACATCGATCACTCACTATTAGAAACCCCGGAAACTTCATATCTTTACGATATCAATGGCGAAGAGATTACCCGGTTACATGGCGACCAGAACCGTATTACGGTTAAACTGGAAGAAGTACCTGAACATGTTCTACAGGCATTTATCGCTATTGAAGATGAGCGCTTCTATCAACATTTCGGTTTTGACATCATCGGTAGCATCAGGGCTGCCTACATCAATCTAAAAGCCGGATCCATTGTGCAAGGTGCAAGTACCATATCTCAACAGCTGGCTCAAAATGCTTTTTTAACTACTGAAACCAGCTATAAACGTAAAATTCAGGAGATCTGGCTGGCTATTCAGCTAGAGAAAGTTTACAGTAAAGAAGAGATCATGGAGCTTTACATAAACCGGATCTACTTTGGCAACACAGCCTATGGGATCGAGGCTGCCGCTCAAACTTATTTCGGAAAGAGTGTTATGGAATTAAACATAGCGGAGTCGGCAATGCTGGCCGGCGCAGTGCGATCGCCAAATTACTACAACCCTATCGATAACAAAGCTGCCGCTGAAGAACGTATGCGTAGTGTTTTGGTCAATATGGTCAGGCTTGGTTTTATTTCAGAATCTCTGTATGGACGAATAATTGAACAAGGACTCAATTATACAGAGTCAGATAGCGCCAATTACCCATATCCCTACTTTGTCGATTATGTTGTTCATAACGAGTTGATAAAGATTCTGACTACAATACCTTCAATCGGAACCCGTGAGGAAGCTTACAAGACTATATATAATGGCGGCTTACATGTCTATACCACCCTGGATCCACTAATTCAAAGCCATGTGGAAAACGTTTTGGAGCAGACCGTTCTTTACCCTACAACAATCTATGTCGATATTGCAAAGGCAAGGGAAGCAATATCCAAACTGCTTCCGGACGAGGAACTGTCAAGCAGCCAGTTAGAGGAACTTATAAATGAAGAAAACGGCATACCACAGCCCCAGTCAGCAGTAGTCGTTGCTGATCCAGGTACCGGTCAAATAAAAGCTCTGGGCGGGGGGCGTGAATACAGCAAGGGTACAAACGAGGTACTACGCTTTATCAGCCTACGCCAACCCGGTTCTGCAATTAAGCCGATTATCACTTACAGCCCTGCCTTCGAGGAGGGAATCCTGGCCGGAGCCAGCTCAACTCTGGATGATTCTCCTTATATCGGTCCACGGGGGGACTGGTTTCCGGAAAATTTTGACTACCAGTTCCGTGGAATGATCCCGGTCAGAAAGGCTTTGATCTATTCATATAATTTACCGGCGGTTCGCGCTTTCGAAGCGCTTGGCACCCGAACCGGCGCAGCATACGCAGAAAAGATGGGTATTTCAACCATAACCCCGGAAGAGATAGACAACTTAAGCCTGACCCTTGGAGGCTTTCATATAGGAGTCAGCACTGTTGCTATGGCCCAGGCTTACGGAGTCCTGGCTAACCAGGGGTTAAAAGTTGACCTGCACACTGTTGAAAAAATTATAGACCGGCAGGGAAATATAATATATGAATTTAAACCTGAGCCGGAAAAGATTTTAAGCCCTCAAACTGCATTCCTGATCAACGACATCCTGCAGGAATTCGTGACCGATTATCTCGGCCGGGAGCTGCGAATCGATCGACAGATTGCCGCCAAAACCGGCACTACTAATGATTGGAGAGATGTTTATCTTGTTGCTTATACACCCAACCTGGTTACCTCTTTCTGGATGGGTTATGATGAGCCGAGGATAGGCAGAATTGAACAGGGTTGGCGATACTCAACCAGATTTTTACGTGAAGTTTTTTTGGAAGTTTTTAAAACACTGGAAATAAAGGAATTCGAACAACCGGACGGGATCGTCAAAATGTCGGTCTGCAATAAATCAGGGTTGAAGCCAAATAGTGACTGCAATGCAGCCGGAACCATAATCCGCGATTACTTCATAGCCAACCTGGCGCCCACAGCAACCTGCAATATGCATGAAAACGGTTATTATAATCGTCCACCATATATTACAACAGATCAACGTTGGTCAGGTAAAGGCGGACCTGGAAGAGGGCCCAAAGATGCCATAGAAATGCTTTCCGAGGAAGATGCCATGGCGAACACTGGCTTTTTTGTCCAACAAACTACAGGGCTTGCCCAAGTGCCTGATGTACGAGGGGAAAATCTACAAATTGCTGAGACACAGATCAATCGGGCAAACCTAAGAGTGGGTAATATTGAAAAGCAATATAGCACTGAAGTTTCTGCTAACCGTGTGATCCGGCAATCGCCCAAACCCGGAACAATAGTGAACAGGGATAGTAAAGTTCACCTGATCGTTTCTAAAGGCCCTCAGTAA